The Dictyoglomus sp. NZ13-RE01 genomic interval ATATACTCCTTTATACTCATTTGTTCTTTCCATTGCCCAAACATCTTTAGATTCTGCTACAACACAGACTACAGAATGATCCCTCTCAGGATTAGAACAGATCTCACATGGGTCCTTTTCGGAAAGATTAAAACATATGGAGCAATATTTTACCTTCTTCTTTAGATGGATTAGGATTTCTCCAAGATTCTCTACGAAGCTATCGGGCTGTTTAAGAAGGTAATAAGCTATCCTCTGAGCAGATTTTGGACCTACTCCTGGAAGTTTTGAAAGTTCTTCAATTAATCTATCAAAATAACTTTTTTCTCCCATGTATTAGAAAAGACCTGGTGGCAAAGGAAGACCTTGAGCAAGACTTCCCATCTTCTCAGCAGAAACTTCTTTTGCCTTTGTTAATGCATCCCTTATTGCTGCTGATATTAAATCCTCCAACATTTCTACATCTTCTTTATCAACAACCTCTGGATTTATCTTTACTTCTTTAACTTCTTCTAAGGCATTCATAACTATCTTTACCATGCCACCACCTGCAGTCCCTTCCACTAATGTTTCAGCAAGCTCCTGGTTTATCTTATCCATCATCTCTTTTACTTTTTTAAGCTGTTTCATTGCATCAAAAGGATTTTTCACTTTCAACCCTCCTTCTTTTATTGACTTTCTTCTTCATCTTTGACAATCCTACCATTAAATATCTTCCTTACTTCCTCAGGGCCAATCTCTTCTTTTCCTCCATCTTCCTCCAATAAGTTTGAAACATTTTCTTCAACCAATATGAGCTTAATAGGTATATAGACATTAAATATTTTCTTTATTTCCTCTTCCAACAATTGTTTATTTGGAGATTCTTCCAATCTCTCCTTAAAAAAGTTAAAATTCTTTGGAAAACCTATAAGCAATCTTCCGCCCTCATCAAAATTCACAGGATGCGCATATCTTAATAGGGCGGAAACAGATGGCCTTCTCTTTTTTACTCTTTCAATGATTAAGTTCCAATTTTCCTTTATCTCTTTTATAGTTATAGAGGAAGCATCTTTGGTCTCCTTTTTATCCTCCTCAGGAGCTTTTTCCTTAATATTAGGCTCCTTTACAGACTCCTTTGGTTTTACCTCCTGAGGAGCCTGAGGAGCTACTTCTTGTCCAGACTCTTCAGGTTTTATAAATAGAGGAAGCAGTGACATCTCCATTAAAAGGGGAGCATTTGTTAAATCCCTTAATCTATTCTCTAAATCAAGAAGTACATTTATAATATCTTGCAGTCTTTTTAAGGTATAAATTTGAGTTTCCGCCATTAATTCCTCATACTCTTCCTGGGTAAGAGACATAATGTTTGCAAGCTTTGGCTCTACTTTTAGAAGGAGCAAATTTCTAAAATGCTGTAATAACTCCCTTACAAATTGCTGTGGATTTTTACCTAATTGGAATACCTGCTGAATGAATCTCCAACCATCGTTAATATTATATTCTCCTAAGGCTTTTGCAAACTCATAAACAAATTCGTAAGTAGGGAGACCAAGAAGCTCCCTTGCTAATTCCTCGTCTATCTCTTGAGGAGCATAAACCAATAATTGCTCCAATAAAGATATGGCATCCCTCATAGATCCTTGCGCCTGCATAGCTATAAGCCTTAAAGCATCTTTTGTTATATTCCCATTCTCCTCTTTTGCTATCTTCTCTAATTGAGATACTATCTCATCTCTTGTTAATCTCCTAAAGTCAAACCTCTGACAACGAGATAGTATTGTCAAGGGAACCTTCTGAGGCTCTGTTGTTGCTAAAATAAATACTACATGCTCTGGAGGCTCCTCCAATATCTTCAATAGAGCATTAAAGGCTTCTGTAGTAAGCATATGTACCTCATCAATAATATATACCTTGAATCTATCCCTTACAGGAAGCAAACGTGCCTTCTCTCTTATATCTCTTATTTCATCAATTCCTCTGTTAGATGCTGCATCTATCTCAATTACGTCTATGCTATTTCCTTCTGCAATCTCTATACAGGAAGGACATTTAAGACAAGGAGTAGGGGTTGGTCCTTCCACACAATTTAAGGATTTTGCAAAGAGTCTTGCCATAGTAGTTTTTCCAGTACCTCTTGGACCTGCAAAAAGATAAGCATGTCCTATCTTACCAAGCCTTATACTATTTTGTA includes:
- a CDS encoding recombination protein RecR → MGEKSYFDRLIEELSKLPGVGPKSAQRIAYYLLKQPDSFVENLGEILIHLKKKVKYCSICFNLSEKDPCEICSNPERDHSVVCVVAESKDVWAMERTNEYKGVYHVLGGLISPLDGVFPEDLRILELKRRVERGDINEVILATNSTTEGEVTAVYIAKLLRDYPIKITRIAYGIPVGTELDFADELTLIHALKGRQEFKLSKD
- a CDS encoding YbaB/EbfC family nucleoid-associated protein codes for the protein MKNPFDAMKQLKKVKEMMDKINQELAETLVEGTAGGGMVKIVMNALEEVKEVKINPEVVDKEDVEMLEDLISAAIRDALTKAKEVSAEKMGSLAQGLPLPPGLF
- a CDS encoding DNA polymerase III subunit gamma/tau, with translation MPLALYRKWRPKLFEEVVGQEHIVKTLQNSIRLGKIGHAYLFAGPRGTGKTTMARLFAKSLNCVEGPTPTPCLKCPSCIEIAEGNSIDVIEIDAASNRGIDEIRDIREKARLLPVRDRFKVYIIDEVHMLTTEAFNALLKILEEPPEHVVFILATTEPQKVPLTILSRCQRFDFRRLTRDEIVSQLEKIAKEENGNITKDALRLIAMQAQGSMRDAISLLEQLLVYAPQEIDEELARELLGLPTYEFVYEFAKALGEYNINDGWRFIQQVFQLGKNPQQFVRELLQHFRNLLLLKVEPKLANIMSLTQEEYEELMAETQIYTLKRLQDIINVLLDLENRLRDLTNAPLLMEMSLLPLFIKPEESGQEVAPQAPQEVKPKESVKEPNIKEKAPEEDKKETKDASSITIKEIKENWNLIIERVKKRRPSVSALLRYAHPVNFDEGGRLLIGFPKNFNFFKERLEESPNKQLLEEEIKKIFNVYIPIKLILVEENVSNLLEEDGGKEEIGPEEVRKIFNGRIVKDEEESQ